The following are encoded together in the Natator depressus isolate rNatDep1 chromosome 10, rNatDep2.hap1, whole genome shotgun sequence genome:
- the LOC141994618 gene encoding uncharacterized protein LOC141994618: MAWRQGLSNPIPEFQLTLEENVVPPGSTTAGRKRKRRSVPSQPVTWGAVKALVAAAQRRLAANQQPETPETLFVAILAQITANSVLIVCLLCLLFPVGVGSGALPPLRARMTYNIWERLASIANVTHFCLSDSVAAGELLGTCLIPVCHHPEEIGNETMLAAYANLSSQYSGMANWGPANYTLPHTAISLHTPYPAGANNVTCARVVNCTSTKVPLGCRQTPQPLLNCSRAVNVSYNYGHIILPSGWFFTCGSRTFSYIPANLSDGTLCCLSRMTLILPFASQRHSKRSVPLSDNCVADVELFSRAEYTALAASIVGVPGLATYTARTLNTLACFAAKAINTTSKAIALLNAEQHELRDAILDNRAAIDFLLLKHHLGCSTFRHMCCFNLTDNSRSIESRLAELANLTAHIRQDVGFESFWNWLTGDYESAVKLVMMPSLIGIAQVYYLEDRLITMKLSQTIRVQG, from the exons atggcgtggcgccaggggctgtcgaaccccataccggagtttcagctgaccctagaggagaacgtggtgcctcccgggtcgacaacggcgggacggaaacggaagaggcgtagcgtcccaagccagcccgtgacatggggagcagtaaaagcattggtcgcggcggctcaacgaagactggcagcaaatcaacagccagagactcctgagactttgtttgtggcgattctcgcccaaatcactgctaattctgtgctgattgtatgccttttgtgtctgctatttcctgtaggggttggctcgggagcgcttcccccgttacgggcccgaatgacatataacatatgggaaagattggcttcaatagcaaatgttacccacttttgtttgtctgattctgtagcagccggagaattgttaggtacatgccttataccagtatgtcatcaccctgaggaaatagggaatgagacaatgctcgctgcttacgcgaatctctcttcccagtactctggcatggctaattggggcccggccaactataccttgcctcacacggctatatccctccacacaccgtacccggccggggccaacaatgtcacctgtgcgcgtgtggttaactgcactagtacaaaggtgcccttgggctgtcggcaaactcctcaacccctcttaaattgttcccgcgctgtgaatgtttcatacaattatggccatatcatcctaccatcagggtggttttttacctgtggctcacgcacctttagttatattcctgcaaatttaagtgatggcaccctttgctgtcttagtagaatgacgcttatattgccttttgccagccaaaggcacagtaaaagaagtgtacccctttcagataattgtgttgcagatgttgagctttttagtcgcgctgagtatactgctttagcggcctccattgttggggtccccgggcttgccacttatacagccagaaccttaaataccctggcgtgctttgcagcgaaggcaattaatacaacatccaaggcaattgccctacttaatgcagagcaacatgaattaagggatgcaatcttggataacagagcagccattgattttctgctcttaaaacatcacctaggctgttccacgtttcggcatatgtgttgttttaatttaactgataatagtcgttccatagaatctagactggccgagttggccaatcttacggcacacatacgtcaagatgtggggtttgagagcttttggaattggcttacag GAGACTATGAAAGTGCAGTAAAACTCGTGATGATGCCATCACTGATTGGAATTGCTCAGGTCTATTATTTAGAAGACAGACTGATTACCATGAAATTGTCTCAAACAATCAGAGTACAGGGTTGA